Proteins co-encoded in one Flavobacterium fluviale genomic window:
- a CDS encoding aspartate aminotransferase family protein gives MNPDFIKYQAQTSPYPLGMEVSHAIGSYIYDTNDKKYLDFVAGVSACTLGHQHPRVNQAIKDQLDKYSHVMVYGEYSQSPAVQYCKLMASLLPESLNKTYLVNSGTEAIEGALKLAKRTTGRSQLISCHNAYHGNTMGSMSVMGFEERKQAFRPLLPDVDFITFNNEEDLQKITTRTAAILLETIQGGAGFIQPENNFLQKVRNRCDEVGALMIVDEIQPGFGRTGKLFGFQNYDVVPDIVVMGKGMGGGMPVGAFTASAERMDLLTENPKLGHITTFGGHPVIASACLATLQELTETNLMAETLEKEKLFRSLLVHPLIKEVRGKGLMLAAMTESAEITNEVILSCQDKGLILFWLLFEGCAIRITPPLTISEEEIREGCAIILEVMDDIMQKNNK, from the coding sequence ATGAATCCAGATTTTATAAAATACCAGGCACAAACTTCTCCTTACCCACTAGGAATGGAAGTTTCACACGCCATTGGATCTTACATATACGACACCAACGATAAAAAATATTTAGATTTTGTTGCCGGAGTTTCGGCTTGTACTTTAGGACATCAGCATCCGAGAGTTAATCAGGCTATAAAAGACCAATTGGATAAATATTCACATGTAATGGTTTACGGAGAATATTCGCAAAGTCCAGCAGTTCAATATTGTAAATTGATGGCTTCACTCCTGCCAGAATCACTAAACAAAACTTATTTAGTTAATTCGGGTACAGAGGCTATCGAAGGTGCTTTAAAACTGGCAAAAAGAACCACAGGACGCAGTCAGCTTATTTCTTGTCATAACGCTTATCATGGAAACACAATGGGTTCAATGAGTGTTATGGGATTTGAAGAACGCAAACAAGCCTTTAGACCTTTACTTCCAGATGTAGATTTTATTACTTTTAATAACGAAGAAGATTTACAAAAAATAACAACCCGCACTGCAGCAATTCTTCTGGAAACCATTCAAGGAGGCGCAGGATTTATTCAGCCTGAAAATAATTTTCTGCAAAAAGTTCGAAACCGCTGTGATGAAGTTGGAGCTTTGATGATTGTAGATGAAATTCAGCCAGGTTTTGGGAGAACGGGTAAACTATTTGGTTTTCAGAACTATGACGTTGTTCCTGATATTGTTGTCATGGGTAAAGGAATGGGCGGCGGCATGCCGGTTGGTGCTTTTACTGCTTCTGCAGAAAGAATGGATCTTCTTACCGAAAATCCAAAATTAGGACACATAACCACTTTTGGAGGCCACCCTGTCATTGCGTCAGCTTGTTTGGCTACTTTGCAGGAATTAACTGAAACAAATTTAATGGCAGAAACACTGGAGAAGGAAAAACTCTTCAGATCGCTTTTGGTACATCCTTTGATAAAAGAAGTTAGAGGAAAAGGATTAATGCTGGCTGCAATGACCGAATCCGCAGAAATTACCAACGAAGTCATTTTAAGCTGTCAAGACAAAGGACTTATTTTATTCTGGCTTTTGTTTGAAGGATGTGCGATAAGAATCACTCCTCCATTAACTATTTCAGAAGAAGAAATTAGAGAAGGCTGCGCAATTATTTTAGAGGTTATGGATGATATCATGCAAAAGAATAACAAATAA